Proteins encoded by one window of Vampirovibrionales bacterium:
- a CDS encoding DUF4112 domain-containing protein yields the protein MPRPLGVVSIIATEVDAGNDSFYNVTMLPFMPKRFNRPSTVLAASDDTPPPRCLRAARGIAWLLDDGIRLPFFNIRIGLDPLLGLLPFWGDWVSFALSLYLIGVAFYLRAPSLLLRRLAFNVLLDQAVGLVPVVGDLLDFGVKSNRLNLTLLERWVRDPEGFTLGPPPLLNQKIFPFLLRALRARKRVVKAGSA from the coding sequence GTGCCGCGCCCGCTGGGCGTTGTTTCTATTATCGCGACGGAAGTCGACGCTGGCAACGATTCTTTCTATAATGTCACTATGCTCCCATTCATGCCAAAGCGCTTCAATCGTCCTTCGACCGTGCTGGCCGCGTCTGACGATACCCCGCCGCCGCGTTGCCTGCGGGCTGCGCGCGGGATTGCCTGGCTGCTGGACGATGGGATTCGTCTGCCTTTCTTTAATATTCGCATTGGTCTTGATCCGCTGCTGGGTCTGCTTCCTTTTTGGGGCGACTGGGTGAGCTTTGCGCTCTCGTTGTACTTGATAGGCGTCGCGTTTTATTTACGCGCGCCCAGCTTGTTGCTGCGTCGTCTGGCGTTTAACGTATTGCTCGATCAGGCCGTGGGCCTTGTGCCGGTGGTGGGCGACCTGCTGGATTTCGGCGTGAAGTCCAACCGACTGAACCTGACCTTGTTGGAGCGCTGGGTGCGCGATCCTGAGGGCTTTACGCTAGGCCCGCCGCCTCTGCTGAACCAGAAGATTTTTCCGTTCCTGCTCCGCGCGTTGCGAGCCCGAAAGCGCGTGGTGAAGGCCGGTTCGGCGTAA
- a CDS encoding MFS transporter: protein MTPPAIEQLHAPQAPVTRAPGKGSAIVTLAAGLLVMTALGVGYGWSLFVPALIRQYDWTHQQAQTVFGALIAIYSLTMIGVGPLVSRWGPKPLTLISAGLFIAGMSMAAASGGHYLPTLAAIGGLVGVGVGFGYVTALTTCIEWFPNRKGAIAGLVAAGFGGGPMLMTLTLEPLLTRGMDVLKAFEILAIANGAALLLGALLIRRAAKSPARHHFAEGAPQPPESPKTIGDTLKKPAFWTLFVGMLADTFTGFLLIGAIKPMGLAFGFDSATAAAGVLFLALGNCAGRFVWGLIADRFHARSIPLSLGCLALAPLSLLMGAHQSAAYYLGATLTGFCFGAAFSVYPSQIASRFGLARVATLYPLILIAQAMSAILGPPIGGWIIDHWNRYDLLIALAALSSALGLLIVWILDAPLRRGRVKAPQSGVA, encoded by the coding sequence ATGACGCCGCCCGCTATTGAACAATTGCACGCTCCTCAGGCTCCCGTGACCCGCGCGCCGGGTAAAGGATCCGCTATCGTCACGCTGGCCGCAGGCTTGCTGGTGATGACGGCGCTGGGCGTGGGGTACGGATGGAGCCTCTTTGTACCGGCGCTCATCCGCCAGTACGACTGGACGCATCAACAGGCCCAAACGGTCTTTGGCGCGCTGATTGCGATTTATTCGCTCACGATGATTGGCGTCGGCCCGCTGGTCTCGCGCTGGGGACCCAAGCCGCTAACGCTGATCAGCGCCGGGCTGTTTATTGCGGGGATGTCGATGGCTGCTGCGTCTGGCGGTCACTACCTCCCGACGCTGGCGGCGATTGGCGGGCTGGTGGGCGTCGGCGTCGGTTTTGGCTACGTCACCGCCCTGACCACGTGTATTGAGTGGTTTCCGAATCGCAAGGGCGCCATCGCCGGGCTGGTCGCGGCGGGCTTCGGCGGCGGCCCCATGCTGATGACGCTGACGCTGGAGCCCTTGTTAACGCGCGGCATGGATGTCCTCAAAGCTTTTGAGATACTGGCAATCGCCAACGGGGCGGCCCTGCTGCTGGGCGCCTTGCTGATACGCCGTGCGGCCAAATCCCCTGCGCGCCATCATTTCGCCGAGGGCGCGCCCCAACCGCCGGAATCTCCGAAAACAATCGGCGATACCCTGAAGAAGCCCGCCTTCTGGACGCTGTTTGTCGGGATGCTGGCCGATACCTTTACGGGGTTTCTGTTGATTGGCGCTATTAAGCCCATGGGGCTGGCCTTTGGATTCGACAGCGCCACGGCGGCGGCAGGCGTGTTATTTCTGGCGCTTGGGAATTGCGCAGGGCGCTTTGTCTGGGGGCTGATTGCCGATCGCTTTCACGCGCGCTCCATTCCGCTGTCGCTGGGGTGTCTGGCCCTGGCGCCGCTGTCTCTGCTGATGGGCGCCCATCAATCGGCGGCGTATTATCTGGGCGCGACGCTTACCGGCTTTTGCTTTGGCGCTGCGTTCTCGGTATACCCCAGCCAGATTGCGTCGCGCTTTGGGCTTGCGCGCGTGGCCACGCTTTATCCCCTTATCTTAATCGCTCAGGCCATGTCAGCGATTCTGGGCCCGCCCATCGGGGGATGGATTATCGATCACTGGAACCGCTACGACTTGCTGATTGCGCTGGCGGCGCTCTCATCGGCGCTGGGGCTTCTTATCGTGTGGATTCTGGACGCGCCCTTGCGTCGCGGGCGCGTTAAGGCGCCTCAATCAGGGGTAGCGTGA
- a CDS encoding filamentous hemagglutinin N-terminal domain-containing protein: MKSPAFLKNAFQGLAPQAIRRAATGVTLALALLGLSASAGGWAIATEPRVASGDVRVTHGENVWNIEIRSAQAILEWRSFDVAAGETVNFILPNANASVLNRVLDASKPASIQGAVNANGVMVLVSRAGVVLEPSATLQASGCVVSWHGLSNAAFLSHRWVFSHPLDVGSGSVRNRGVIQAFQKGQVDLIADDIDNTGIVFSPSGRVRASSGKTVYGLSDSPEIAANLPFAIEPHSIEAGDTRLRISNAGVVNAPYVAISGVIRAEAENHASTEPMLVTIPMQDDRVSSQPKGDSLDTITLPLIEAP, encoded by the coding sequence ATGAAATCGCCCGCATTTCTTAAAAACGCCTTTCAGGGGCTCGCGCCCCAGGCGATTCGGCGCGCGGCGACAGGCGTTACGCTGGCGCTGGCCCTCTTGGGCCTGAGCGCATCGGCAGGCGGATGGGCGATTGCGACAGAGCCGCGCGTGGCCAGCGGGGATGTTCGCGTGACCCATGGCGAGAACGTCTGGAATATTGAAATCCGCTCGGCGCAGGCTATTCTGGAGTGGCGCTCGTTTGACGTGGCGGCAGGCGAAACCGTCAATTTTATTCTGCCCAACGCCAACGCCTCGGTGCTGAATCGGGTGTTGGACGCCAGCAAGCCCGCCTCGATTCAGGGAGCCGTCAACGCCAATGGCGTTATGGTCCTCGTCAGTCGCGCCGGCGTTGTCCTTGAGCCCAGCGCCACCCTTCAGGCTTCCGGTTGCGTGGTGTCGTGGCACGGGCTCTCAAATGCCGCCTTCTTAAGTCATCGCTGGGTATTTTCGCATCCGCTGGACGTCGGCTCCGGCAGCGTGCGCAACCGTGGCGTCATTCAAGCCTTTCAAAAAGGGCAGGTCGACCTGATTGCCGATGACATTGACAACACGGGCATTGTGTTTTCGCCGTCGGGCCGCGTCCGGGCGTCCTCAGGAAAAACCGTCTACGGCTTGAGCGATTCGCCAGAAATCGCCGCAAATCTGCCGTTTGCTATCGAGCCGCATTCGATTGAGGCGGGCGATACGCGCCTGCGCATCAGCAACGCCGGCGTGGTGAATGCGCCTTATGTCGCCATCAGCGGCGTCATCCGCGCCGAGGCTGAAAACCACGCCTCGACAGAGCCGATGCTGGTGACGATTCCGATGCAGGACGACCGCGTCAGCTCGCAGCCCAAGGGCGACAGCCTTGACACGATCACGCTACCCCTGATTGAGGCGCCTTAA
- a CDS encoding methyltransferase — protein MHLRRSFEKRALKLRSWLFDRDNLTLDEPTLAKKTLRQGVLSLADDRLREFCDFYRLTPDEAMAIPSIRDKAALEACFTQTGDDAGLMRNYRDARFFYTARMQLAYSRFPVAAKLAQYFNGRFRPAVRSRLKVLDYGCGVGDYGLSLAVFGYRITLCDIEGGNLDFARWRFEQRGLTHDVIAVSEDNLYPDLGAQDIILAGEVLEHVRQPLTVLERCYESLPAGGLLWLSGYPEHAREVGGDHLPEAAEQREACLGFLQQAFGPATTLHLPGCLYEKRD, from the coding sequence ATGCATTTGCGCCGCTCGTTTGAAAAACGCGCCCTCAAGCTGCGCTCGTGGCTGTTCGATCGCGACAATCTGACGCTGGATGAGCCGACACTGGCGAAAAAGACCTTACGGCAAGGCGTCTTGTCGCTGGCAGACGACCGTTTGCGCGAATTCTGCGATTTTTACCGCCTGACGCCCGATGAGGCGATGGCCATCCCCAGCATCCGCGATAAAGCGGCGCTTGAAGCCTGCTTCACGCAAACCGGCGATGACGCGGGCCTGATGCGCAATTACCGTGACGCGCGCTTTTTCTATACGGCGCGCATGCAATTGGCCTATAGCCGCTTTCCGGTGGCGGCGAAACTGGCACAGTATTTTAATGGACGTTTTCGGCCTGCTGTTCGATCGCGCCTGAAGGTTCTGGACTATGGCTGCGGCGTTGGCGATTACGGCCTGTCGCTGGCGGTTTTTGGCTATCGCATCACCTTGTGCGATATCGAAGGCGGCAATCTGGACTTTGCCCGCTGGCGCTTTGAGCAGCGAGGACTGACGCATGACGTGATTGCCGTCAGCGAAGACAATCTGTACCCCGATTTGGGCGCACAGGATATTATTCTGGCCGGAGAGGTGCTGGAGCACGTACGCCAGCCGTTGACTGTTTTAGAGCGTTGCTATGAGAGCCTCCCGGCGGGCGGCCTGTTGTGGCTGTCCGGGTATCCTGAGCATGCCCGCGAAGTGGGCGGCGATCACTTACCCGAAGCCGCCGAGCAGCGTGAAGCATGCCTTGGCTTTCTGCAGCAGGCGTTTGGCCCGGCGACGACGCTTCATCTGCCCGGCTGCCTCTACGAAAAACGCGATTAG
- a CDS encoding aconitate hydratase has product MSASVVLAKTVYETLSARQQAARAILGRDALTTAEKVLYAHLIPASAPVSIIRGQTTLTLQPDRVAMQDATAQMAILQFMQAGRQTVAVPATVHCDHLIRAQLGADVDNTRAERDNAEVYEFLRSAAAKYGMGFWKPGSGIIHQVVLEQYAFPGGLMLGSDSHTPNAGGLGMIAIGVGGADVADVMAGLPWEVRAPKLIGVRLTGRLSGWTTPKDVILRLCGLLTTKGGANKIVEYFGPGCDAISATGKATITNMGAELGATTSIFPYDAKMSAYLRSTGRSEIADLADAHAAFLRADAEVLQHPENYYDELVEIDLTTLEPHVVGPHTPDRARPISDFAAEIKKEGWPERLSAALIGSCTNSSYEDMERAAHIARQARAAGLRARSTLWITPGSEQVRQTIERDGQLADFEAVGAVTLSNACGPCIGNWDRRDLTPGQPNAILTSFNRNFPRRNDGSADTLAFIASPDVVMALAIAGSAVFNPLADEVADGLKLTPPVAPELPPDGFALSSVGYEPPPVDRQGLTVAVSPDSQRLELLAPFTPWDGQDFIALPVLLKTQGQTTTDHISPAGKDWLPLRGHLSGISHNMLLGAVDADTGVPAEAVSMTVCGVERGASPWALKALAYKAAGQGFVIVGDENYGEGSSREHAAMTPRFLGCKAVLARSFARIHETNLKKQGVLPLTFLNPADYQRISKGDAITIAGLADLAPGEPVSISVTRADGSQQSMNVRHSLTAEQIAWFRAGSAMNAANAPR; this is encoded by the coding sequence ATGAGCGCCTCTGTGGTCCTGGCGAAAACCGTCTATGAAACCCTGTCTGCACGCCAGCAGGCGGCGCGCGCCATACTTGGGCGGGACGCGCTCACCACGGCGGAAAAAGTTCTTTACGCCCATTTGATTCCCGCCAGCGCGCCTGTGTCCATTATTCGCGGCCAGACGACGCTGACGCTTCAGCCGGATCGGGTGGCTATGCAGGACGCGACCGCTCAGATGGCCATTCTGCAGTTCATGCAGGCCGGTCGTCAGACGGTGGCCGTCCCCGCCACCGTGCATTGCGATCACCTGATTCGCGCGCAACTGGGCGCCGATGTCGATAACACGCGCGCTGAGCGTGATAATGCCGAGGTTTACGAGTTTTTGCGATCAGCGGCGGCCAAATATGGCATGGGATTCTGGAAGCCCGGCAGCGGCATTATTCACCAGGTCGTGCTGGAGCAGTACGCCTTTCCCGGTGGGCTGATGCTGGGCTCTGACAGCCACACTCCCAATGCGGGCGGCCTTGGCATGATTGCCATTGGCGTGGGCGGCGCAGACGTGGCCGACGTCATGGCTGGATTACCCTGGGAGGTCCGCGCGCCCAAGCTGATCGGCGTGCGTCTTACCGGGCGTCTGAGCGGCTGGACGACGCCAAAAGACGTGATTCTGCGCTTGTGCGGTCTATTGACCACCAAGGGCGGCGCCAACAAGATTGTGGAATACTTCGGCCCCGGATGCGACGCCATCAGCGCGACCGGCAAGGCGACCATCACCAATATGGGCGCAGAACTCGGGGCGACCACGTCGATTTTTCCTTACGACGCTAAAATGAGCGCTTATCTGCGCTCGACCGGCCGCAGCGAGATTGCAGATCTCGCCGACGCCCATGCCGCTTTCCTGCGCGCCGATGCCGAGGTGCTGCAACATCCCGAAAATTACTATGATGAGCTCGTCGAAATCGATCTCACTACCTTGGAGCCGCATGTCGTCGGCCCGCATACGCCGGATCGCGCCCGTCCTATTTCCGACTTTGCGGCTGAAATCAAAAAAGAAGGCTGGCCTGAGCGCCTGAGCGCCGCTTTAATCGGCAGCTGCACGAATTCTTCTTACGAGGATATGGAGCGGGCGGCCCATATTGCGCGTCAGGCGCGCGCCGCAGGGCTGCGCGCGCGCAGCACCCTGTGGATTACGCCGGGCTCTGAGCAGGTGCGCCAGACCATCGAGCGAGATGGCCAACTGGCCGATTTTGAAGCTGTTGGCGCCGTTACGCTATCCAACGCCTGCGGACCCTGCATCGGGAACTGGGATCGTCGGGATTTGACGCCGGGTCAGCCCAACGCGATTTTGACGTCTTTTAACCGCAATTTTCCGCGCCGAAACGACGGCAGCGCCGATACGCTGGCGTTCATCGCCAGCCCGGATGTAGTCATGGCGCTGGCAATTGCCGGATCCGCCGTGTTTAATCCGCTTGCCGACGAGGTGGCCGACGGCCTCAAGCTGACCCCTCCCGTTGCGCCGGAACTTCCTCCGGACGGGTTTGCGCTCAGCAGCGTCGGATACGAGCCGCCGCCGGTCGATCGCCAGGGGCTGACGGTCGCCGTGTCGCCGGATAGCCAGCGTCTGGAGCTGCTGGCGCCCTTTACGCCGTGGGACGGTCAGGATTTTATCGCCTTGCCCGTCTTACTGAAAACGCAGGGCCAAACCACTACGGATCACATTTCTCCCGCCGGAAAAGACTGGCTGCCGTTGCGCGGGCATCTGTCCGGCATCAGCCATAACATGCTGCTGGGCGCGGTCGACGCCGACACGGGGGTTCCCGCCGAGGCCGTCTCGATGACGGTGTGCGGCGTCGAGCGCGGGGCGTCGCCCTGGGCTCTGAAAGCGCTGGCCTATAAGGCCGCCGGTCAGGGCTTCGTCATTGTCGGCGATGAAAACTACGGCGAAGGCAGCAGCCGCGAACATGCCGCCATGACCCCGCGTTTTCTGGGATGTAAAGCGGTCCTGGCGCGCAGCTTTGCGCGGATTCACGAAACCAACCTCAAAAAGCAGGGCGTCTTGCCGCTGACCTTCCTGAATCCCGCCGACTATCAGCGGATTTCTAAGGGCGACGCGATTACTATCGCGGGTCTGGCTGATCTGGCTCCCGGAGAACCCGTGTCGATTAGCGTCACGCGGGCAGATGGATCGCAGCAGTCCATGAACGTGCGTCATTCGCTGACGGCTGAACAAATTGCGTGGTTTCGCGCGGGCTCGGCGATGAATGCGGCTAACGCGCCGCGTTAA
- the glgX gene encoding glycogen debranching protein GlgX, with the protein MRVFPGRPYPLGATFDGLGVNFAIFSSNAHSVELCLFDKETATRESRRIELPEYTDQVWHGYLPDVGPGQLYGYRVYGPYEPERGLRFNPNKLLVDPYAKAIARPMKWHDAMFGYRRGSRAEDISLDPRNNAAYAPLCAVIDQAFTWGDDRPPRTPWHKTVIYEAHVKGMTMQHPDVPEELRGTYAGLVTRPVLRHLKSLGVTAVELLPIHHRINEQFLEDMGLTNYWGYNTLSYFAPDLRFASQSGWAAAIREFKMMVRALHSEGIEVILDVVYNHTAEGNHLGPTLSFRGIDNPAYYRLSDTEPRYYKDFTGCGNTLNMQHPRVLQLIMDSLRYWIQEMHVDGFRFDLASSLARELHEVDKLGAFFDIIHQDPVISQTKLIAEPWDLGVGGYQVGNFPVLWTEWNGKYRDSMRSFWKGDGGRVSDLATRFAGSSDLYQEDGRLPHASINFITCHDGFTMSDLVSYNMKHNEANQEDNRDGDNHNLSWNCGVEGETDDPETLMLRARQMRNMMATLLLSMGVPMISGGDEMARTQWGNNNAYCQDNEISWTRWTLTPEEESFLEFTRRMVRLRLNQPVLHRRKFLLGRECQRNGYRDIYWFSASGHLMSDRQWFDPYNHFLGALLDGDAIHEMDEAGCPLQGDTLLILMNGGADAVSFSLPHHRDGVQWRLIENTADPPPDAVPQLPAGEIFVVSGRSLCIFQMRVASE; encoded by the coding sequence ATGCGGGTTTTTCCGGGACGCCCCTATCCGCTGGGCGCGACGTTTGACGGGTTGGGCGTCAATTTTGCGATTTTCTCCTCCAACGCCCATAGCGTGGAACTTTGTCTGTTTGACAAAGAGACCGCTACGCGCGAATCCCGACGCATTGAACTGCCCGAATATACCGATCAGGTCTGGCATGGCTATCTGCCCGACGTGGGGCCGGGACAGCTCTACGGCTACCGGGTTTATGGCCCCTACGAACCCGAGCGCGGCCTGCGATTTAATCCCAACAAGCTGTTGGTTGATCCCTACGCCAAGGCCATTGCGCGGCCCATGAAGTGGCACGACGCGATGTTTGGCTATCGCCGAGGCTCACGCGCCGAAGACATCTCGCTGGATCCGCGCAACAACGCCGCCTATGCGCCTTTGTGCGCGGTGATTGACCAGGCCTTTACCTGGGGCGACGATCGGCCCCCGCGCACGCCGTGGCATAAAACCGTCATCTATGAAGCGCACGTCAAGGGCATGACGATGCAACATCCCGACGTCCCCGAAGAACTGCGCGGAACCTATGCGGGTCTGGTGACGCGCCCTGTGCTGCGGCATCTCAAGTCGCTGGGCGTCACGGCGGTCGAGTTGCTGCCGATTCATCATCGTATTAACGAGCAGTTTCTCGAAGACATGGGGCTTACCAATTACTGGGGCTATAATACGCTCTCGTATTTCGCCCCCGACCTGCGCTTCGCCTCGCAAAGCGGTTGGGCGGCGGCCATTCGGGAATTCAAAATGATGGTGCGCGCCCTTCATTCAGAAGGCATCGAGGTGATTCTCGATGTGGTTTACAACCACACCGCCGAAGGCAATCATCTGGGGCCGACGCTATCGTTTCGTGGCATCGACAATCCCGCCTATTACCGTCTGTCGGACACCGAGCCGCGCTATTACAAGGATTTCACCGGCTGCGGCAACACGCTCAACATGCAGCACCCGCGCGTCCTGCAATTGATCATGGACAGCCTGCGCTACTGGATTCAGGAAATGCATGTCGACGGCTTCCGTTTTGATCTCGCCAGTTCGCTGGCGCGCGAACTGCATGAGGTCGACAAGCTGGGCGCGTTTTTCGATATCATCCATCAGGATCCCGTGATTTCCCAGACCAAGCTCATTGCAGAGCCGTGGGATCTGGGCGTCGGCGGTTATCAGGTCGGGAATTTCCCGGTGCTGTGGACCGAGTGGAACGGAAAATACCGCGATTCCATGCGCTCTTTCTGGAAGGGCGATGGCGGGCGCGTGAGCGATCTGGCCACGCGATTTGCGGGCAGCAGCGACCTGTATCAGGAAGATGGCCGCCTGCCGCACGCCAGCATTAATTTTATTACCTGTCACGACGGCTTCACGATGTCCGATCTCGTCAGCTACAACATGAAACACAATGAAGCCAATCAAGAGGACAACCGCGACGGCGATAACCATAACCTGAGCTGGAATTGCGGTGTGGAAGGCGAGACCGACGACCCGGAAACCCTGATGCTACGCGCGCGCCAGATGCGCAACATGATGGCGACGCTGCTGCTGTCGATGGGCGTGCCCATGATTTCCGGCGGCGATGAAATGGCGCGCACGCAATGGGGCAATAACAACGCCTATTGCCAGGACAACGAGATTAGTTGGACCCGTTGGACGCTGACCCCTGAGGAAGAGTCTTTTCTCGAATTTACGCGGCGGATGGTGCGCCTGCGCTTGAATCAACCGGTGTTGCACCGGCGGAAATTCTTGCTGGGGCGTGAGTGTCAGCGCAACGGATACCGGGATATCTACTGGTTTTCGGCCTCCGGGCATTTAATGAGCGATCGTCAGTGGTTTGACCCGTATAACCATTTTTTGGGCGCGCTGCTCGACGGCGACGCCATTCACGAGATGGACGAGGCAGGATGCCCCTTGCAAGGCGACACGCTGCTGATTCTGATGAATGGCGGCGCGGACGCCGTGAGCTTCTCGCTGCCGCATCATCGCGACGGGGTGCAGTGGCGCTTGATCGAAAATACGGCGGATCCGCCGCCCGACGCCGTGCCGCAATTGCCTGCCGGCGAAATCTTTGTTGTCAGCGGTCGCAGCCTGTGCATTTTTCAGATGCGCGTCGCAAGCGAGTAG
- a CDS encoding aminotransferase class I/II-fold pyridoxal phosphate-dependent enzyme, with protein sequence MSDAPSGHHAPSVAFETRVLEEAPNEFGAVVAPVYRSSTYRIADVRQPLNQQDGYVYARFGNPNVRLLEEKLAALEGGRHGLCFASGMGAISTFCLAILRAGDHLLCDRIVYAGTRHFLTMVLAADFGVEVEFVDFRDPQALQAALRPQTRLVYCESPTNPTMDVLDLAALAAIAKEGGAPLVVDNTFASPYLQNPLALGAEAVLHSLTKYIGGHSNEIGGAIILKDDGPTRQEPSWIQRLRLYQTMIGATLSPDAAWQLNQGIKTLPLRMRAHCENAMALARFLQGHPQVRDVFYPGLPSHPAHEIVKRQMPRGFGGMLAFETRGGLSQARAFLAEIGPPYTTAVSLGGVESLICGGQALYPTLDEDALTAMGVAPGLIRVSAGVEAIDDLTREMDRALNAVAP encoded by the coding sequence ATGTCTGACGCGCCCTCTGGTCATCACGCCCCCTCCGTCGCCTTTGAAACCCGCGTGCTGGAAGAAGCCCCCAATGAGTTCGGCGCCGTGGTCGCGCCGGTGTATCGCAGCAGCACGTATCGGATTGCAGACGTGCGCCAGCCGCTCAATCAGCAAGACGGCTACGTCTATGCGCGCTTTGGCAACCCCAATGTACGCTTGCTCGAAGAGAAACTCGCCGCGCTGGAAGGCGGCCGCCATGGCCTGTGCTTTGCCAGCGGCATGGGCGCCATTTCGACATTCTGTCTGGCGATCCTGCGCGCAGGCGATCACCTGCTCTGTGACCGCATTGTGTACGCTGGTACGCGCCATTTCCTGACCATGGTACTCGCTGCAGATTTCGGCGTCGAGGTCGAGTTTGTAGATTTCCGCGACCCGCAGGCCTTACAGGCGGCCTTACGACCCCAGACGCGTCTGGTTTATTGCGAATCGCCGACCAATCCGACGATGGACGTCCTTGATCTGGCGGCCCTGGCCGCAATTGCAAAAGAAGGCGGCGCGCCTCTGGTGGTGGATAATACCTTTGCCAGCCCCTATCTCCAGAATCCGCTGGCGTTGGGCGCAGAGGCGGTCTTGCACAGCCTGACCAAGTACATCGGCGGGCATAGTAACGAGATCGGCGGGGCGATTATTCTTAAGGACGATGGCCCGACCCGCCAGGAGCCGTCCTGGATTCAGCGCTTGCGCCTGTATCAGACGATGATCGGCGCGACGCTGTCGCCGGATGCCGCATGGCAACTGAATCAAGGCATCAAAACCCTGCCGCTGCGCATGCGCGCTCATTGCGAGAATGCCATGGCGCTGGCGCGATTTTTGCAGGGACATCCGCAGGTTCGTGACGTATTTTATCCCGGGCTGCCGTCTCATCCGGCTCATGAAATCGTAAAACGCCAGATGCCAAGAGGCTTCGGCGGGATGCTCGCTTTCGAGACGCGGGGCGGATTATCGCAGGCCCGCGCGTTTCTGGCGGAAATTGGCCCGCCGTATACGACGGCCGTCAGTCTGGGAGGCGTGGAAAGCCTGATTTGCGGCGGTCAGGCGCTTTATCCTACTCTGGACGAAGACGCGCTGACGGCGATGGGGGTGGCCCCGGGTTTAATCCGCGTCTCAGCGGGCGTCGAGGCCATTGACGATCTGACGCGCGAAATGGACCGCGCCTTGAACGCCGTCGCGCCATGA
- a CDS encoding shikimate dehydrogenase → MTSPWQLGVIGHPIGHSLSPAMHRLFLERAGMAGDYLAYDAPPETLAMRLAALAQSGLRGLNVTIPHKRAVIPHLTRVAPDAQVIQAVNTIVFHRDGAREGLNTDIAGFWNSLPPRAQQYAVEGHTLLLGAGGASRAALAALIERGAQRLTLAVRNPDRAYDALMAADDLCRRAHSACDILLMALSDLASLGSYSLVINATSIGMGDSGLTPLNASQLTSLPDASFVYDVVYGRRPTRLIRECESLGIEACDGLWMLVRQGADAFERWTGATVNEEAARAAYDLLRA, encoded by the coding sequence ATGACATCGCCTTGGCAACTGGGCGTGATTGGTCATCCGATCGGCCATTCGCTCTCACCCGCGATGCATCGCCTGTTTCTGGAGCGCGCCGGAATGGCCGGCGACTATCTCGCCTATGACGCGCCGCCCGAGACGCTGGCGATGCGGCTGGCTGCGCTGGCGCAATCGGGCTTGCGCGGGCTCAACGTGACGATTCCCCATAAACGTGCGGTTATCCCGCACCTGACCCGCGTGGCGCCAGATGCGCAGGTGATTCAGGCCGTGAATACGATTGTCTTTCATCGCGATGGGGCGCGAGAAGGCCTGAATACCGATATTGCCGGATTCTGGAACAGCCTGCCTCCGCGCGCGCAGCAATACGCCGTTGAAGGCCATACCCTGCTGCTGGGCGCTGGGGGCGCGTCGCGCGCGGCGTTGGCGGCGCTCATCGAACGCGGGGCCCAGCGTCTCACGCTGGCCGTGCGTAATCCCGATCGCGCTTACGATGCGCTGATGGCCGCCGATGACCTGTGTCGTCGCGCGCATTCGGCCTGCGACATTTTGCTGATGGCGCTTTCGGATCTCGCCTCGCTGGGGTCGTATTCACTGGTAATCAACGCCACGTCCATCGGCATGGGCGATTCCGGGCTGACGCCGTTGAACGCCAGCCAGTTGACCTCGCTGCCCGATGCGTCGTTTGTATACGACGTGGTGTATGGCCGCCGTCCCACGCGCCTGATTCGTGAATGCGAGTCGCTGGGAATCGAGGCGTGTGACGGGTTGTGGATGTTGGTGCGCCAAGGCGCTGATGCTTTCGAGCGCTGGACGGGCGCGACGGTCAATGAAGAGGCGGCCCGGGCGGCCTATGACCTGCTTCGCGCTTAA
- a CDS encoding chemotaxis protein CheD, with translation MPIQLTEDVAIGEIRISANKAMMFTIPSLSSAIAVVMYDKKSVIGGVAHILLPDSTQVGLVEEDAIGKYADTAIPALLEKLAEGGADRAQISARIAGGAQLFNFGGGAANSLNIGTRNAVAIRAALSREGVTMEKADVGGNKGRKLKFHIGLGKLLITVAGQEEYEI, from the coding sequence ATGCCCATTCAACTGACCGAAGACGTGGCCATCGGCGAGATTCGTATCAGCGCCAACAAGGCGATGATGTTTACGATTCCCTCGCTCAGCTCGGCCATCGCCGTGGTGATGTACGACAAAAAGAGCGTCATCGGCGGCGTGGCGCATATTCTGTTGCCCGATAGCACGCAAGTGGGATTGGTGGAAGAAGACGCCATCGGCAAGTACGCCGACACGGCGATTCCCGCTCTGCTGGAAAAACTCGCCGAAGGCGGCGCGGATCGCGCCCAGATCTCGGCGCGAATTGCGGGCGGGGCGCAACTGTTTAACTTCGGCGGCGGCGCGGCCAATAGTCTGAACATCGGCACGCGCAACGCGGTCGCTATTCGCGCGGCGCTCTCGCGCGAAGGCGTCACGATGGAAAAAGCCGACGTCGGCGGCAACAAGGGCCGCAAGCTGAAATTTCACATCGGTCTGGGCAAACTACTGATTACCGTGGCCGGGCAGGAAGAGTACGAAATTTAG